The following are from one region of the Capsicum annuum cultivar UCD-10X-F1 chromosome 1, UCD10Xv1.1, whole genome shotgun sequence genome:
- the LOC107856007 gene encoding protein BEARSKIN2 — MASSSNGGVPPGFRFHPTEEELLHYYLKKKLSFHKFDMEVIREIDLNKVEPWELQERCNIGSTPQNEWYFFSHKDRKYPTGSRTNRATNAGFWKATGRDKCIRNSFKKIGMRKTLVFYRGRAPHGQKTDWIMHEYRLEDADENISEDGWVICRVFKKKNLFKIGNEAGTAATSSHHQPPRTTFTHKDDHSSYLLHQLPQHGHDLNYSQVPVVATLPQYYTHNSNNNLELAQNLIKSSSLGYHHDFSSSGADQSAPCESGLEVASSNMNNDHQWGINIDHRLVESNQINQLSLRGEMDFWSYGK; from the exons ATggcttcttcatcaaatggtgGCGTCCCGCCGGGTTTTCGATTTCATCCGACAGAGGAAGAGCTTCTTCATTACTACTTGAAGAAGAAGCTTTCATTTCACAAGTTTGATATGGAGGTTATTAGAGAGATTGACTTGAATAAGGTTGAGCCCTGGGAATTGCAAG AGAGGTGCAATATTGGATCAACGCCACAGAATGAGTGGTACTTTTTTAGCCACAAGGATAGGAAGTACCCAACAGGTTCAAGAACAAATCGAGCTACAAATGCTGGGTTTTGGAAGGCCACTGGGAGGGACAAGTGCATAAGGAACAGCTTCAAGAAGATTGGTATGAGGAAAACACTAGTGTTTTACAGAGGAAGAGCTCCACATGGCCAAAAAACTGACTGGATTATGCATGAGTATAGGCTTGAAGACGCTGATGAAAATATTagt GAGGATGGCTGGGTGATTTGCAGGGTATTCAAGAAGAAAAACCTCTTCAAAATTGGAAACGAAGCTGGTACCGCCGCAACATCAagccaccaccaaccacctcgaACCACCTTCACACACAAagatgatcatagctcatatctACTACACCAACTACCACAACATGGCCATGACTTGAACTATTCTCAAGTCCCAGTTGTTGCTACTCTACCACAGTATTATACACACAACAGTAATAATAATCTTGAATTAGCGCAAAACTTGATCAAGTCATCATCATTGGGATATCATCATGATTTCTCGTCATCAGGAGCTGATCAGTCTGCACCGTGTGAGTCCGGCTTAGAGGTGGCAAGCAGTAATATGAATAACGATCATCAATGGGGAATTAATATCGATCATCGTCTTGTTGAATCTAATCAAATCAATCAACTTTCGCTGCGTGGAGAGATGGACTTTTGGAGTTATGGAAAATAA